From Candidatus Eremiobacteraceae bacterium, one genomic window encodes:
- the gmk gene encoding guanylate kinase, giving the protein MPADNLAPVPREPVLLVVSGPSGSGKDSLVDALRAAEPKLAYSVSATTRPSRPGEVEGQHYWFLERNEFERRRSAGEFLETRDYAGNLYGTPKKPIEDALAAGRDLVMKPEVNGAMAIKIVYPQAVLVFLTVPSAAILRERLEQRRTESPETIEERVAIAAREADAIGNYEYLIVNDDFDAALEKLRAVLIAERLKIARVRGRSALDGSS; this is encoded by the coding sequence TTGCCAGCCGACAACCTTGCGCCGGTCCCACGCGAACCCGTATTGCTCGTCGTCTCCGGACCCTCGGGGTCGGGGAAGGACAGCCTCGTCGACGCGCTGCGTGCGGCGGAGCCGAAGCTCGCGTACTCCGTCTCGGCGACGACGCGACCGTCGCGGCCGGGCGAGGTCGAAGGCCAGCACTACTGGTTCCTCGAGCGGAACGAATTCGAGCGCCGAAGATCGGCGGGCGAATTCCTCGAGACCCGCGACTACGCCGGCAATCTTTACGGCACGCCGAAAAAGCCGATCGAAGATGCGCTGGCCGCCGGCCGCGATCTCGTCATGAAGCCGGAAGTCAACGGCGCGATGGCGATCAAGATCGTATACCCGCAAGCGGTGCTCGTGTTCCTGACCGTTCCGTCGGCGGCCATCCTGCGCGAGCGGCTCGAGCAGCGACGCACGGAATCGCCGGAGACGATCGAAGAGCGCGTCGCGATCGCCGCGCGCGAAGCGGACGCGATCGGCAACTACGAGTATCTCATCGTCAACGACGATTTCGACGCCGCGCTCGAGAAGCTGCGCGCCGTGCTCATCGCGGAGCGTTTGAAGATCGCTCGCGTGCGCGGACGAAGCGCG